GCAGGGGTGTTAGCTGCGTTCACGCACCCGAATCACTGACTTGTGTCAGCTCACCGGGATTTGCTCACTGCTGCCTACCTGCAACTCCAATGACTTTGAGTGAGGGGGATGTCCTTGAAGCCGCAGGGGTGTTAGCTGCGTTCACGCACTCGAATCACTGACTGATGTCAGCTCATCGGGATTAATGAACCTCATGCTTGAGGTTCACCCTACGGGCTAGCATCAATGCTGTTCAAATCGATTCCCGACCGATTTGTTGCTCACTTGCTGCCTACCTGCAACTCCAATGACTGTGAGAAGTAGTATTACTCTTGAAACCGCAGAAAGTTAGCCATTCTAACTCTCATTCCCTCGATCTAAAGATATCTATGCAGGTTATGTTATCTTAGTGGCTGCTTAATTTGGTTCGGAGCCGCGTTTATGTCATCCCTTCGGTTACTCATTTCTGATTCTTACGATCCCTGGTTCAATCTGGCTGTAGAAGAGTGCATTTTCCGCCAAATGTCGCCAGATCAACGGGTTCTCTTTTTGTGGCGCAATGCCGATACCGTGGTGATAGGGCGTGCTCAAAACCCATGGAAAGAGTGTAATACTCGGCGTATGGAGCAAGACGGAGTGAAGTTGGCTCGGCGTAGTAGTGGCGGCGGGGCGGTATTCCATGATCTAGGCAATACCTGTTTCACCTTTATGGCCGGTAAACCTGAATATGATAAAACGATATCGACTCAAATTATTCTGAATGCTTTGGCATCGCTTGGTATTCAGGCGACAGCATCGGGTCGTAATGACTTGGTGGTGATTAAGGATGATGGTGAGCGCAAAGTTTCTGGCTCCGCTTATAAAGAAACCAAAGATCGTGGTTTTCATCATGGGACGTTATTGCTCAATGCCGACCTCAATCGTCTTGCTGATTACCTCAATCCCGACCCAAAAAAATTGCAAGCCAAAGGCATCACGTCAGTACGGTCGCGGGTGACTAACCTGGTTGAACTGTTGCCGGGAATTAACCACGAAAAAATCTGTGCCGCTATTGAGCAAGCATTCTTCAATTATTACGATGAAAAAGTTTTCGCAGAAATCATCTCGCCACAAGCATTGCCAGATCTGCCCGGTTTCGCCGAACAATTCGCTAAACAAAGTAGCTGGGAGTGGAACTTTGGTCAGGCACCCGCGTTTAGCCATCTTGTCGATACCCGCTTTGTCTGGGGCGGAATTGAACTCCATTTTGATGTTTTGCACGGTGCCATTGACCGCTGCCAAATATTTAGCGACAGCTTGAACCCAGCCCCGCTGGAGGCGCTGGCCGAACGATTACAAGGCGTGGAATATCGTCCTGCTGCTATTGATGCGGTTTGTTTGCAATTAAGCGATGATTTTCCTGAATCACAAGCTGAACTGCTACAAGTTCAATGCTGGCTAGCGGAGGTATTACGCTAATGTCATCCTTAAATATCACGGCTGCTAATGAGGGTTCTGGCGCTGAGCTTGATAACTCACCGCAATTTAGTAACAGCTATGGGCAGCAATTGAGTGGTTTTTATACTCATTTGCCGCCGACACCGTTA
The sequence above is drawn from the Yersinia enterocolitica subsp. enterocolitica genome and encodes:
- a CDS encoding lipoate--protein ligase A; the encoded protein is MSSLRLLISDSYDPWFNLAVEECIFRQMSPDQRVLFLWRNADTVVIGRAQNPWKECNTRRMEQDGVKLARRSSGGGAVFHDLGNTCFTFMAGKPEYDKTISTQIILNALASLGIQATASGRNDLVVIKDDGERKVSGSAYKETKDRGFHHGTLLLNADLNRLADYLNPDPKKLQAKGITSVRSRVTNLVELLPGINHEKICAAIEQAFFNYYDEKVFAEIISPQALPDLPGFAEQFAKQSSWEWNFGQAPAFSHLVDTRFVWGGIELHFDVLHGAIDRCQIFSDSLNPAPLEALAERLQGVEYRPAAIDAVCLQLSDDFPESQAELLQVQCWLAEVLR